From Glycine soja cultivar W05 chromosome 4, ASM419377v2, whole genome shotgun sequence, the proteins below share one genomic window:
- the LOC114409278 gene encoding 5'-adenylylsulfate reductase-like 4, whose amino-acid sequence MRIMVWGSEIVFAILLCGTLSCTAQAHHNRVSLSSTTAICPARPLLDFILGFSDSTCSLPNSLGSIAVTEGDEFFLHKALNMVHKNNHEYVAVLFYASWCPFSRVFRPVFSILSALYPSITHLAIEESSVWPSILSKYGVHSVPTLFILNSTMRVRYHGSRRFGSLIGFYNDVTGIRIDSLDQLSLEKIGHSSANESHGNTEPESSPFSRARSPDNLLRQETYLALAITFVVLRLLYLFLPTLLICIQYAWRRVIQNIRIGSLLEHPLIYLKRLTQSFNCLKEPYKRSNLQEGAMNARVWASKSLATVSIGEESSSSRGTHQ is encoded by the exons ATGAGGATTATGGTTTGGGGATCGGAGATCGTGTTCGCCATATTGCTCTGTGGGACCCTCTCATGCACCGCTCAAGCTCATCATAATAGGGTTTCTCTCTCCTCCACCACCGCCATCTGTCCCGCTCGCCCCCTTCTCGATTTCATCTTAGGGTTTTCAGATTCCACCTGCTCCCTTCCCAATTCTCTTGGATCCATTGCCGTCACCGAG GGAGATGAGTTTTTTTTGCATAAGGCGTTGAATATGGTTCACAAGAATAATCATGAGTATGTGGCTGTGCTCTTCTATGCATCCTGGTGCCCTTTCTCGCGGGTGTTTAGACCAGTTTTCTCCATCCTTTCTGCGCTGTACCCTTCCATTACTCATCTTGCCATTGAAGAATCATCAGTTTGGCCGAG CATACTGTCCAAATATGGTGTCCATAGTGTCCCTACACTGTTCATTTTGAATTCTACCATGCGTGTCCGGTATCATGGGTCTCGGAGATTTGGCTCGCTCATTGGTTTCTATAATGATGTTACTG GGATTAGGATTGATTCACTTGATCAACTATCACTTGAGAAAATTGGTCATTCATCTGCCAATGAGAGTCATGGTAACACTGAGCCAGAAAGTTCTCCATTTTCACGGGCTAGATCTCCAGACAATTTACTACGTCAGGAAACTTATTTGGCTCTGGCCATTACATTTGTGGTTTTGAGATTACTATACTTGTTTTTACCTACGCTGCTTATATGTATTCAATATGCTTGGAGAAGGGTCATccaaaatattagaatagggaGCTTGTTGGAACATCCTTTGATTTATTTGAAGCGGCTAACACAGTCATTTAACTGCTTGAAAGAGCCGTACAAGAGAAGTAATCTGCAGGAAGGAGCAATGAATGCTAGAGTGTGGGCTTCCAAGTCCCTTGCCACCGTTTCAATTGGAGAGGAAAGCAGCAGCAGCCGTGGGACGCATCAGTGA